AAATACCTGATAGTGTTACTGAAATAGGTCATTATGCATTTCGTCATAATGACCTAACAAAAGTAAGTATACCTTCGAATGTATCTATTGGTGAAGACGCTATTAGAAATGATTTCAATGCATTTTATGATGATATGGGAAAACAAGAAGGAACATATATTTTACTTGATGGTAATTGGGAAAGTATATACGCTTCTTATCTTGAATTTGAAGATGGTAAGATTATAGGATATAAAGTGGAAGGTGCTATTAATAGCTTGGGAGTGGATAAAGCATTACGGGTTATAATTCCTTCAAAAATTGCTGGTAATAGTGTGACTGGAATTGGTAACAGTGCTTTTCGTTTTAATGAGTTAAGAGAAGTAAAAATACCTGATAGTGTAACTGAAATTGGTGTTAGGGCTTTTTCTCATAACGATCTAACAGAAATAACAATACCTGACAATGTAACTCTAATTGATCAAGGGGCTTTCAGAAATAATAATTTAACAAAAGTAAAAATACCTGATAGTGTAACTGAAATTGCTAGTAGTGCTTTTAGAGATAACGACCTAACAAAAGTAAGCATACCTTCGAATGTATCTATTGGTGAAGACGCTATTAGAAATGATTTCGATGTATTTTATGATGATATGGGAAAACAAGAAGGAACATATATTTTAATTGATTATATTTGGGTATTAGAATAATTTTTTAAGGGCTACTTAAGATTTAGTAGCCCTGAGCCCTTAATAAATAAGAACTAAAGCTTTAATAGATAGTGAAAAAATATAAGAGTATATATAGAAAACCGCCTCGCAAGGCGGTTTTTCTATATCACTCTTTCATCAGCACAAGAGAATCTGCTTCCAGTTCCTCATGTATTTTTCTAGCTTCTATTTCTTTGACCATAGCCAGCGTATCCATCTCAACACGGAAGCTATACTTTGATAGTTCTTCAATTGTCATCCAGTGTTCATCAATAACGGTAGATGGTCTGTCAGCTGGTGTATAGACAGTTTTTGATGATGCTAAAGGATAGAATATACCATCTTTCTTATAACCAATTGTTGCTCTATAAGAATTACTAGCCTTAGCTTTCAAATACCAATTTTTTGAATCGTGGCTTATTTCTACTTCCTGTTCTTCTTCATTTTTTTCGTTTCTAAGTCTTAAATAAGGAATATTTTGAAAAAATTCATCATTATTAATTTCCCAGTAAGCATATAGATATTCAGGATCACGGCTAAAAAGACGTATATAATCTTTAGCATAACCTTCCTTAAGATATAATTCATCTAAATGATTATTAGTGCTTATTTCTTTACTTTCCACTTTCTCTTCATTAAAACTACTAATTGGACTTTCATTCTCCATCTTTTCTTGATCTACCCCCATGTCTTCGCCAAATTCAAAGTCTGTTGCCGGTTTATTAAAAGAAAGGTGATAATCCTGGCTTTTTTTATCTTTTTTCAAAGCAATATTATATAAGAATAAAAAAGCAATAACAGCTAATAGTATAACCAGGATATTCAAAAAAATACCCAATTTAAACCTCCTTTCTTAGAGCCACTTCTTCTTTTTTATTGTATAGTTTAAAATCAATTTCTGGAAATAGGTCATGAACACTTTCTAATCTTTTGAGGTCTTCCTGTATAATATTCCTTCTGTTTATTTGCTCTTCTAAAGTAGAAAAGTTTTTAAGGTGGCGCTTTGTTCTTAAGACAGCATAATCCACCATTGTATCTGCTTTCATAATAAACGCCCAGTCACTACTTTGTGCAAGTAGAAGCTCTCTAGCCATTTGATTTAATGTCCGATAATAAATATCAGATCTTGAACTTAGATAGTCAAATTGCTCTGCTAATTCTATCATTTTTAATTCTGCTTGATGAAGGTGACGATATATCCAATCATTTGTATCGTTTAACCAGACTTCATGATATCCTCTATAACCCCAACTTGATTCTGTTGGCATCGCTACTTGATTTTTAGGATGTCGTTTTAAATACTCAGAAAGGGTAATAGTCTCAATAACATCTTGATCAAAATGAATCTTTTCAAAAAGGAATTCCAACCACTGAGGCCCTTCAAACCACCAATGACCATATAATTCAGCATCATATGGGGAAACGATAATTGGTTTTCTATCCATAAGTTCATTTAAATGTTTTAATTGTTCCTGACGATTAAACATAAAGTTTCCTGCATGTTCTGCAGCTTTTTCTCGAGCAAGTACTGGATCATAGACATCTTTCCAATCAGATTTACCAGTAATCTTATAATATTTCAAGCCAGTATGCTTTCTAATTCCAGAAGGTAGGTAATCTTTCAAATAGTCATAATCTAAATCCCAGCCAATATCTCTGTAAAACTCCCTATAATTAAAATCCCCAGGATATCCTTCATTAGCACTCCAAACCTGCTTGGAAGACTCTACATCACGGCCAAAAGCAGCTAGACCTGATGGTGTATATATGGGAGCAAATAAACCGTAGCGAGGACGAGGTTCAGCATATAGAACACCATGGCTTGAACTTATATAATATCGAATATCATTGTCAGCAAGAATAGGATCTAGAGATGGGGTAAAAGCACATTCTGGTAACCAAATACCTTCTGGACGTTTATCAAAGAATTTCTGGTAAGTATTTACCCCTATTTTTACTTGTGCATTCATAGCTTCTTCTGTAAGCATAAGTGGAAGATAACCATGTGTTGCTGCACAGGTGATAATTTCTATTAGATCTTTTTCTTGAAATTCTTTATAGGCACTTAGTAGATTATTATCATATTTTTCATGAAAATAGTAGTAAGCTTCCTTAAATAAATAATTGTACATTTCCGCTAACTTATAAAATTCTGGCTGGTTTTTCGTTCGAATTAATTCCTTTTCACTTAGTTCTATCATTTTTTCTAAGTGTTTTTGATATCTATACTGCAATGTTGGATTAGCCAGCATAGAAGCTAAAGTAGGTGAAATATTAAGTGTAAAGTGGAACTCAGCACCCTTTTCCCAGAGTCTATTCATCATAATAATTAATGGGATATAGGTTTCTGTAATAGCTTCGTAGAGCCAATCTTCCGCTAATTCTCCATCTTTTTCGTGTTTAACAAATGGTAGATGAGCATGAAGTATAATTGCTAAATAACCTTTTGACATTTTATAATTCCTCCTTTTTCTTTCTCTATTAATATGCTTGTAATTATAAGACTTTATTCACTTATTCTAACGAATAAAATTACTTTTTTTGAACAATATTAAAATGAATACTAAAATTTTTAAGGAGGCTAATGCTTAATGAGGATTTTAATGTTTTCCTGGGAATACCCGCCATTAAGTCATGGTGGATTAGCAAGACATGTACAAGACCTTAGTGAAGCTTTAATAGAAGATGGTCATGATGTGTTTGTAATTACACAGGGTGATGCAGACTTGCTTCAAGATGAGGTGGTAAATGGTGTTAGGGTTTTGAGAACCGAGCCAGTTTCAATTAATGCAAATAATTTTATAGATAATATTTTACATTTAAACTTTCAGTTATTAGATAAGGCAATCCAAGTAAAAGAAGAAATTGGGGATTTTGATATAATTCATGGTCATGATTGGTTAGTTTTTTGGGCAAGTAAAGTATTTAAACATTCTCTTAAAAAACCACTTATTTTTACAATCCATGCAACTGAGTTCGGAAGAAATCAAGGTATCTATAATAGTATGCAACGCTATATAAACGATTTAGAATGGTATGCGACTTTTGAAGCGTGGAGAGTTATAGTTTGTAGTAATTATATGAAACATGAAGTAAAAAATTTATTTCAAGTTCCTGAAGATAAAGTCATATCTATACCCAATGGTGTTAATGAAGACAATTATAAAGCAGATTATTCAGCTTCATTTAGAAGAAAATATGCTAGTCCAAATGAAAAGATGGTTTTTTATGTAGGACGGATTGTCCGTGAAAAGGGTATCCAAGTTCTCATACAAGCAATCCCAGAAATATTAAGTGAAAATCCTTCAACTAAGTTTGTTATAGCTGGTAAAGGGCCTCATTTAGATAGTCTTAAATCTCAAGCAGAGTTTTTAGGTGTAGCTAATCGTATATACTTTACTGGATTTATTAGTGATGAAGAAAGAAACAGGCTGTATCAAGCAGCAGATGTAGCAGTATTTCCTAGCATTTATGAACCTTTTGGTATAGTTGCCTTAGAAGCGATGGTTACGAAAACACCAGTAATAGTAGGCAATGTAGGTGGACTTGCAGAATTTGTCCATGATGGTGAAAATGGTTTAACAGTAAATCCTAATGATTCACAGCAATTAGCAGATAAAATAGTATATCTATTAAATAATCAAGAAAAAGCAGATGATATTGCAGAAACTGGATATAAGATGGTTAAGCATACCTTTACCTGGCAGCAAATAGCTAGACAAACTGTGAAAGTATACCAGGATGTTATACGTGAATATCAACAAAGTGACTGGAAAGAAATGAAGGAAAGTATTAAGCAGGAAAGTGAAGAAGAAAAATATATGCCTAGATATGCTCATTCATAATCTGGAAGAGTGGATTTAGCCTAAATAAGAAATCTAAGTATAAGAAAATCAGCTAAAG
This region of Halanaerobiaceae bacterium ANBcell28 genomic DNA includes:
- a CDS encoding 1,4-alpha-glucan branching protein domain-containing protein is translated as MSKGYLAIILHAHLPFVKHEKDGELAEDWLYEAITETYIPLIIMMNRLWEKGAEFHFTLNISPTLASMLANPTLQYRYQKHLEKMIELSEKELIRTKNQPEFYKLAEMYNYLFKEAYYYFHEKYDNNLLSAYKEFQEKDLIEIITCAATHGYLPLMLTEEAMNAQVKIGVNTYQKFFDKRPEGIWLPECAFTPSLDPILADNDIRYYISSSHGVLYAEPRPRYGLFAPIYTPSGLAAFGRDVESSKQVWSANEGYPGDFNYREFYRDIGWDLDYDYLKDYLPSGIRKHTGLKYYKITGKSDWKDVYDPVLAREKAAEHAGNFMFNRQEQLKHLNELMDRKPIIVSPYDAELYGHWWFEGPQWLEFLFEKIHFDQDVIETITLSEYLKRHPKNQVAMPTESSWGYRGYHEVWLNDTNDWIYRHLHQAELKMIELAEQFDYLSSRSDIYYRTLNQMARELLLAQSSDWAFIMKADTMVDYAVLRTKRHLKNFSTLEEQINRRNIIQEDLKRLESVHDLFPEIDFKLYNKKEEVALRKEV
- a CDS encoding glycosyltransferase family 4 protein, which produces MRILMFSWEYPPLSHGGLARHVQDLSEALIEDGHDVFVITQGDADLLQDEVVNGVRVLRTEPVSINANNFIDNILHLNFQLLDKAIQVKEEIGDFDIIHGHDWLVFWASKVFKHSLKKPLIFTIHATEFGRNQGIYNSMQRYINDLEWYATFEAWRVIVCSNYMKHEVKNLFQVPEDKVISIPNGVNEDNYKADYSASFRRKYASPNEKMVFYVGRIVREKGIQVLIQAIPEILSENPSTKFVIAGKGPHLDSLKSQAEFLGVANRIYFTGFISDEERNRLYQAADVAVFPSIYEPFGIVALEAMVTKTPVIVGNVGGLAEFVHDGENGLTVNPNDSQQLADKIVYLLNNQEKADDIAETGYKMVKHTFTWQQIARQTVKVYQDVIREYQQSDWKEMKESIKQESEEEKYMPRYAHS
- a CDS encoding DUF4912 domain-containing protein, translated to MGIFLNILVILLAVIAFLFLYNIALKKDKKSQDYHLSFNKPATDFEFGEDMGVDQEKMENESPISSFNEEKVESKEISTNNHLDELYLKEGYAKDYIRLFSRDPEYLYAYWEINNDEFFQNIPYLRLRNEKNEEEQEVEISHDSKNWYLKAKASNSYRATIGYKKDGIFYPLASSKTVYTPADRPSTVIDEHWMTIEELSKYSFRVEMDTLAMVKEIEARKIHEELEADSLVLMKE